From Arthrobacter sp. U41, a single genomic window includes:
- a CDS encoding MFS transporter has protein sequence MSNEPNKASTIPDPSSRRAPGSGSQPPAGGSGPGGEHSAVSRETRRRVVAASFIGNFVEWFDYAVYGYLAVTIAAVFFPESDPQTGLLLTFALFAISFLVRPLGGFVWGHIGDRVGRRTALSLSILIMSGATFCIALIPGYDSIGIWAPILLLIIRVAQGFSASGEYAGASAFLVEYAPANKRGLYAAVVPASTAAGLLLGSLLAGLLTALLSTEAMQSWGWRLPFLLAAPMGLIGRYIRTKLEDTPVFRELAAEGEAAKAPVSSLFRKHWRKLLLAVGAVLLNAVGFYVILSYMPTYLSSELGLGATESFLATTIALLTYIGFIFLTGMLSDRYGRKKVLIAASISFIVLTVPAFALLGTGNFLVIVLVQILLGAMLTLNDGTLPSFLAEMFPTRVRYSGFAVSFNLSNALFGGTAPFMATLLIATTGNDLAPAFYLVAAAVISLIAVALSRETSKEPLTHE, from the coding sequence ATGAGTAACGAACCAAACAAGGCGTCAACGATCCCGGATCCCAGCTCTCGGCGGGCTCCGGGCTCAGGCTCACAACCTCCGGCCGGCGGGTCCGGCCCGGGTGGGGAACACTCCGCGGTCAGCAGGGAGACCCGGCGCCGGGTAGTCGCTGCGAGCTTCATCGGCAATTTTGTCGAGTGGTTTGACTACGCCGTGTACGGCTACCTGGCCGTCACCATCGCCGCGGTCTTCTTCCCCGAATCCGATCCCCAGACGGGTCTGCTGCTGACTTTCGCCCTGTTCGCGATCTCGTTCCTGGTTCGGCCCCTCGGAGGCTTCGTGTGGGGCCATATCGGCGACCGCGTCGGGCGCCGAACTGCCCTGTCTCTGTCCATCCTGATCATGTCCGGAGCGACGTTCTGCATCGCACTGATCCCTGGCTACGACTCGATCGGCATCTGGGCTCCGATCCTGCTGCTGATCATCCGCGTCGCCCAGGGTTTCTCCGCCTCCGGTGAATATGCCGGCGCATCGGCCTTCCTGGTGGAGTACGCCCCGGCCAACAAGCGCGGCCTGTACGCCGCGGTCGTGCCGGCCAGTACCGCCGCCGGCCTGCTCCTCGGCTCTCTGCTCGCGGGTCTCCTGACCGCTCTGCTCAGCACCGAAGCGATGCAAAGCTGGGGGTGGCGTCTGCCGTTCCTGCTCGCGGCGCCGATGGGCCTGATCGGGCGCTACATCCGCACGAAGCTCGAAGACACGCCGGTGTTCCGCGAACTGGCCGCCGAGGGCGAGGCCGCCAAGGCACCCGTGTCCAGTCTGTTCCGGAAACACTGGCGGAAGCTGCTTCTGGCCGTCGGCGCGGTGCTGCTCAACGCCGTCGGCTTCTACGTGATCCTCAGCTACATGCCGACCTACCTGTCGTCTGAGCTTGGCCTCGGGGCAACCGAATCCTTCCTCGCAACCACCATCGCGCTACTGACGTACATCGGGTTCATCTTCCTCACCGGAATGCTCTCGGACCGCTACGGCCGCAAGAAGGTTCTCATCGCCGCGTCCATCAGCTTCATCGTGCTGACGGTGCCCGCCTTTGCCCTGCTGGGCACCGGAAACTTCCTGGTCATCGTCCTCGTCCAGATCCTGCTGGGGGCCATGCTCACCCTCAATGACGGCACGCTCCCCAGCTTCCTGGCAGAAATGTTCCCCACCCGCGTCCGCTACAGCGGCTTCGCGGTCAGCTTCAACCTCTCCAACGCGCTCTTCGGCGGAACCGCACCCTTCATGGCCACCCTCCTGATCGCAACCACAGGCAACGACCTGGCTCCAGCCTTTTACCTGGTCGCGGCCGCAGTCATCTCCCTGATCGCCGTCGCACTCTCCCGTGAGACCAGCAAAGAACCACTGACCCACGAATAA